Proteins from a single region of Fischerella sp. PCC 9605:
- a CDS encoding integrase catalytic domain-containing protein yields the protein MLLRRATKQGNRLPKAPTDASELLDKFIKEHFETPRQATAAAVYRAYVRACSALNIQPLSNRTFYQRLKKRPIHEQTLKRQGASSAYPTEPFVWELEKNTHPHGIRPLEVVHIDHTELDIELRSTATARLLGKPWLTLLTDAFSRRILSAYLTFDPPSYRSCMMGLRLVVQRFGRFPSTLVVDGGKEFNSIYFDTLLARYHCTKKIRPGGKPRFGSVIERLFGTTNTEFLYNLLGNTQASKQPRQLTKTVDPKQLAVWNLGDLYTHLCKWAYEIYDSNHHDSLGASPSVVYTEGLSNAGERLHKRIAYDEDFLMATRPSTQKGTAKVQPGQKQTRKKTASTTSDEITPKPLSEESTNLMTTPDVPSSERIIEASATNENVQEQTALNSKKKSGTRVGQRKPQRDAVGKSTSY from the coding sequence GTGTTACTCAGGCGTGCAACCAAACAAGGGAATCGCCTACCAAAAGCACCAACAGATGCGAGTGAATTATTAGATAAATTTATTAAAGAGCATTTTGAGACACCAAGACAAGCGACAGCCGCTGCGGTATATCGGGCATATGTCCGAGCTTGTAGTGCATTAAACATACAACCTCTTAGTAACCGCACTTTTTACCAACGTCTAAAAAAACGCCCAATCCACGAGCAGACTTTAAAGCGCCAGGGGGCTTCTTCCGCATATCCAACAGAGCCTTTTGTCTGGGAACTAGAAAAAAATACACACCCGCATGGGATACGTCCTTTAGAGGTAGTACATATAGACCATACTGAGCTTGATATCGAATTACGCTCAACTGCCACCGCAAGATTACTTGGAAAACCCTGGCTAACCTTATTAACCGACGCTTTTAGTCGTCGAATATTATCAGCATATTTGACTTTTGACCCTCCTTCTTACAGAAGTTGCATGATGGGGCTGCGTCTAGTCGTCCAGCGCTTTGGTCGTTTTCCCTCAACACTCGTAGTTGATGGCGGTAAAGAATTCAATAGTATATATTTTGACACTTTACTTGCCCGCTATCACTGCACCAAAAAAATACGTCCTGGTGGCAAGCCCCGTTTTGGGTCAGTAATTGAACGATTATTTGGGACAACAAATACTGAGTTTCTCTACAACTTACTGGGTAACACCCAAGCAAGCAAGCAGCCGAGGCAACTGACTAAAACTGTTGACCCAAAACAGTTAGCTGTTTGGAATCTGGGAGATTTATACACTCACCTGTGCAAGTGGGCTTACGAGATTTATGATTCCAACCACCATGACTCATTAGGGGCATCCCCATCTGTTGTTTATACCGAAGGATTGTCAAACGCCGGAGAACGCTTACACAAACGTATTGCTTATGACGAGGATTTCCTGATGGCAACACGTCCTTCCACCCAGAAAGGAACGGCTAAAGTTCAGCCAGGACAAAAGCAGACTCGCAAGAAAACTGCATCTACTACTTCTGATGAAATTACCCCGAAGCCGCTTAGTGAAGAGAGTACTAACCTGATGACGACTCCAGATGTCCCGTCGTCCGAACGCATAATCGAGGCGAGCGCCACAAACGAGAACGTACAAGAGCAAACAGCACTAAACAGTAAGAAAAAGTCCGGTACACGTGTCGGACAACGCAAACCTCAGCGAGATGCTGTGGGAAAAAGTACGAGTTATTAA